Proteins co-encoded in one Metabacillus sp. KUDC1714 genomic window:
- the ytzI gene encoding YtzI protein produces the protein MKTIFIICIIIVIVVLLLSVLTTSKAYQYKHTVDPIKKPDELPTNENDTEKNT, from the coding sequence ATGAAAACAATCTTTATCATTTGTATTATTATTGTCATTGTTGTTCTTTTACTAAGTGTATTAACAACTAGTAAAGCTTATCAATATAAGCATACAGTTGATCCTATTAAAAAACCTGATGAACTACCAACAAACGAAAATGATACTGAAAAGAATACCTAA
- a CDS encoding Dps family protein, protein MSEKLISTVNKQVANWTVLYVKLHNYHWFVKGENFFTLHEKFEEFYNEAAVHIDELAERLLALEGAPVATMKECLELSSIKEAEGKETAKQMVQSVHDDFALLAEELKEGMELAAEVGDETTGDMLLAIHQSLEKHNWMLKSFLGK, encoded by the coding sequence ATGTCAGAAAAATTGATAAGTACAGTAAATAAACAAGTAGCAAACTGGACAGTACTTTACGTGAAACTACATAATTACCACTGGTTTGTAAAAGGTGAGAATTTCTTTACACTTCATGAAAAGTTTGAAGAGTTTTACAATGAAGCAGCCGTTCATATTGATGAATTAGCTGAAAGATTATTAGCCCTAGAAGGTGCTCCTGTTGCGACAATGAAAGAATGTCTAGAACTTTCCTCTATAAAAGAGGCAGAGGGAAAAGAAACAGCAAAACAAATGGTGCAAAGTGTCCATGATGATTTCGCCCTGCTTGCCGAGGAATTAAAAGAAGGTATGGAGCTTGCTGCTGAGGTAGGCGATGAAACAACTGGAGATATGCTATTAGCCATCCATCAAAGTTTAGAGAAACATAATTGGATGCTGAAGTCATTCCTAGGAAAATAA
- the ytkD gene encoding RNA deprotection pyrophosphohydrolase — protein MYRFIDYYHNEVQLSFEDHPFAANPKHVWVVCRYEDKWLLTKHSDRGFEFPGGKVELNETANEAAIREVKEETGGIVKNIEYIGQYKVMGKEKIIVKNIYYATISELIEQEGYYETYGPVLMEEIPEGVKKDRRYSFIMKDEVLKRSLKEVKKRFKM, from the coding sequence ATGTATCGGTTTATCGATTATTATCACAATGAAGTACAATTATCATTTGAAGACCATCCTTTTGCAGCTAACCCTAAGCATGTCTGGGTTGTTTGTCGGTATGAAGATAAATGGTTATTAACAAAGCATTCAGACCGAGGTTTTGAGTTTCCAGGCGGAAAGGTAGAACTAAACGAAACTGCAAATGAAGCTGCTATTAGAGAAGTTAAAGAGGAAACAGGCGGTATTGTCAAAAACATTGAATATATAGGTCAATACAAGGTTATGGGAAAAGAAAAGATTATTGTGAAAAATATTTATTATGCAACCATAAGTGAGCTTATTGAGCAAGAGGGTTATTATGAAACTTATGGTCCTGTTCTAATGGAAGAGATTCCAGAAGGAGTAAAAAAGGACAGAAGGTATAGCTTCATTATGAAGGATGAGGTATTGAAAAGAAGTCTTAAAGAAGTTAAGAAGAGATTTAAAATGTAG
- a CDS encoding hydrolase produces MENSKKPYYITVANGEISQFSTVSPWDYKIEATDDEVIKLRQYFDQVYSSDIKGFFRAHTPYLQYHYDRENDAIDDTNKLIYKMIYELGDEEAKEHIRTQGLISRIEEQE; encoded by the coding sequence ATGGAAAATTCAAAGAAACCATATTATATTACAGTTGCCAATGGAGAGATTTCTCAATTTAGCACGGTATCTCCTTGGGATTATAAAATTGAAGCAACTGACGATGAGGTCATTAAACTACGTCAATATTTCGATCAGGTTTATTCCTCAGATATAAAAGGGTTTTTTCGTGCTCATACACCATATCTTCAATATCATTATGATCGTGAAAATGATGCGATAGATGATACAAATAAGCTTATTTACAAAATGATTTATGAGCTTGGTGATGAGGAAGCGAAAGAGCATATTCGTACACAAGGACTTATTTCAAGAATAGAAGAACAAGAATAA
- a CDS encoding ABC transporter ATP-binding protein, producing the protein MSFLSVEHVHHVYFSKDSATVALEDVKLNVEEGEFISFLGPSGCGKTTLLSIIAGLIKPVEGTVTIANKIITKPDSIIGYMLQQDYLFPWKTIEENVTLGLKVIGQKTTENKQKTLALLKEMGLENVENQYPSQLSGGMRQRAALVRTLATNPKILLLDEPFSALDYQTKLRLEDLVVQTLKDYKKTALLVTHDIGEAIAMSDRIYVFSAKPGRINRTYLIPKELRELAPFYARQHPSFSKLFQQIWKELDQFETE; encoded by the coding sequence ATGTCATTCTTATCAGTAGAACATGTTCATCATGTTTATTTTTCCAAGGATTCAGCAACTGTTGCCCTTGAAGATGTAAAACTTAATGTAGAGGAAGGGGAGTTCATCTCCTTCCTTGGGCCAAGTGGTTGTGGAAAAACAACTCTTTTATCAATCATCGCTGGTCTAATTAAGCCAGTGGAAGGTACTGTAACAATTGCCAATAAAATCATTACAAAGCCTGATTCAATTATTGGCTATATGTTGCAGCAGGATTATCTATTCCCTTGGAAAACAATCGAAGAAAATGTCACTTTAGGGCTGAAAGTTATTGGTCAAAAAACAACTGAAAATAAACAAAAAACGTTAGCTCTTTTAAAAGAGATGGGTCTTGAAAATGTTGAAAATCAATATCCCAGTCAATTATCAGGTGGGATGAGACAAAGAGCGGCACTAGTTCGAACATTAGCAACAAATCCGAAAATACTTTTACTTGATGAGCCCTTTTCAGCATTGGATTATCAAACAAAACTAAGACTTGAAGACTTAGTTGTACAAACGTTAAAAGATTATAAGAAAACAGCCCTCCTCGTCACCCATGACATTGGCGAAGCAATCGCGATGAGTGATCGTATTTACGTATTTTCCGCCAAGCCAGGAAGGATCAACCGGACATATTTGATACCAAAGGAACTGAGAGAACTAGCACCGTTTTATGCTAGACAACACCCTTCGTTTTCGAAGCTATTTCAGCAAATTTGGAAGGAGTTGGATCAGTTTGAAACAGAATGA
- a CDS encoding ABC transporter permease: protein MKQNETIDFLHKNYKRGLDKEKKWIRFYQILIFICFFGLWEIAGRREWIDPLLFSSPSKIWNLLVTKLNDGTLLSHLGITLFETILGFILGTLLGTLLAALLWWSARLSKILDPYLVILNAMPKVALGPILIVALGPGFISIIAMGTIISVIITTIVVFTSFKEVDSNYLKVLKTFDASKMQLFKEAVLPASLPTIVSTLKVNVGLSWVGVIVGEFLVSAKGLGYMIIYGFQVFNFTLVLLSLLIIAFFATIMYQGVELLERRFVKSEKKG, encoded by the coding sequence TTGAAACAGAATGAAACCATTGATTTCCTTCACAAAAATTACAAACGTGGTCTTGATAAGGAAAAGAAATGGATACGATTTTATCAAATTCTCATTTTTATCTGTTTCTTTGGCTTATGGGAAATTGCCGGTCGTAGAGAATGGATCGATCCGTTATTATTTAGTTCACCCTCTAAGATATGGAATCTGTTAGTGACAAAACTAAATGACGGTACCCTTCTTTCACATTTAGGAATTACTCTATTTGAAACAATTTTAGGTTTTATTTTGGGCACATTACTTGGTACATTACTTGCAGCGTTGTTATGGTGGTCTGCTCGGCTTTCAAAAATTTTAGATCCTTATCTCGTTATTCTAAATGCAATGCCAAAAGTAGCACTTGGTCCTATTCTGATTGTTGCTTTAGGACCAGGGTTTATTTCCATTATCGCAATGGGTACGATTATATCCGTTATTATCACAACAATTGTTGTGTTCACATCGTTTAAAGAGGTTGATTCTAATTATTTAAAGGTACTCAAAACATTTGACGCATCTAAAATGCAGCTATTTAAAGAGGCAGTACTTCCAGCATCATTACCAACAATAGTATCAACCTTAAAAGTGAATGTTGGATTGTCTTGGGTAGGGGTTATTGTTGGAGAATTTCTTGTTTCTGCAAAAGGACTTGGCTATATGATTATATATGGTTTTCAAGTATTTAATTTTACGTTAGTTCTCTTAAGCCTTCTCATCATTGCGTTTTTTGCAACGATTATGTACCAAGGAGTGGAGCTTTTAGAAAGACGCTTTGTTAAGAGCGAAAAAAAAGGCTGA